TTGAGTTGTATGCCTCCGGGGATTATACACTGGCCGAGGTGCGCCGTATTATCAACGGGGTAGGCATGAAAGGGCGGCATACCGCCCTTTCAACCTCCAATTATCAGTATATGCTCCGTAATCCGGTCTATTACGGCGTTATAAGGTATAAGGGCGAGATTTACGAGGGCAAGCATGAGCCGATCATCACCAAGGCCCTATTCGACCGCTGCCAAATCGTAATGCTTGATAAAAGTAAGCCTAAGGGCCGCCCTAAATTGAAACCCTATACCTACCGCGGCCTGTTCCGCTGTAAGGAATGCGGTTGCCTTATAACCACGGAAACACAGAAAGGGCATAATTATTTACACTGCACCAAGCGCAAGAAGCCTTGCGCTGAGCCTTATGTGAGAGAGGAATTGATTGAGGCCCAGATAAAAGGTGAATTAAAAACTGTTTCCTTACCCCCGGCCCTGGCCGCTGGGCTCATCTCTATGGCGGAAGAGGAAAGAGCCACATCGGCCCAGGCCGTGGCAGGGACCGTACAAAAGCTGCGATTTGATATTGATATCCTTAATAAACAAATGAACGCTCTTTTGGACTTGACCTTAAGCGGGGAAGTGACGCAGGTTGAATATGCCCAAAAGAAGCGTTCATTTATTGAAAAGAAAAGGTATTTACAAGATGATTTAGCAGCTTTTGAACGGGAGAGTGTAAATCGGTTCGAACCGACCTTGGAGTTTCTTAAAGAGACTATTCACGTCGGAGAACTGGCGGAGAGCGGAAAACCTGATGAAAACCGGGAAAAGTTGAAAAAGATCGGTTCGAACTTCCGGATTAGCGAGAAGCGGCTGACGTTTGAATTAAAAAAACCGTGGAAATTCCTGCTAAATTTTAATTCTTTGCGCGCGCGGGAATTCGGAAAAATGTCAAAAAAACAACAATGTGAAAAAATCCGGAGAGGGAGGGATTCGAACCCTCGAAGGCTTGCGCCTTACAGGTTTTCGAGACCTGCTGTTTCATAAGGTAGACGCCCGGCGCTCTACGAGGGGAACGAAGTTCCCCTTCGTCGTTCGTTATGCCGCCTTCGGCGGCCCACTCACTGTGACTCTGGCCTGTCGCGGGCCTATGGCGCTGTCCGCGACTGAACCCCTCTTATAAGGTACCTGTGCTCACTACGAAGGTATTCGCACGGGCTTATCATACCGCTTTTGTTCACCGTAATGGCGAAACTGCGCTTTTTAATTATACAAAATAAGAAAATATCGCCGGGGGTTACTGGATTATAAAACTTCGCATGGAAATACTGGCATTCTGCATCGATTCGTGCAGGAATGAAATTTGTTCATCTGTGTCTTTAAGGGCCAGGGCGTAAAGCATCGGCAGGTAATGTTCATTGGTCGGCACGGCGTATTGTGAGAGTTCGCCCCACTTTGAGTAGTTGATCAGGGCTTCGTGGTCGTTGTTTTCCAGACATTCCTTAGCTTTAGCGTCAAATTCAACTGCCCACGGGTATGGCTCGGCTTTTTCCTCAAAATCCATAATCCTCAGATTATGGACTATGTTCCCGCTTCCGATTATCAGCGCCCCGCGCTCCCTTAATGGCGCAAGCGCGCGGCCCAGGTCGTAGTGCGCCCGCGGGCTCTTGGTTATATCCAGGCTTAATTCCAAAACCGGCACGTCGGCTTTTGGCAAAAGATGCTTCAGCACGGCCCAAGCCGCGTGGTCTATGCCCCGCTTTCCGTCCGGAGTTATTTTAACTTTATGCGTACTCTCCGCAACAAGAGCCGCGTGGACGGGCGAGCCCGGCGCGGCATACTTGAAATTGTACAGGCTGTCGGGAAAGCCGTAAAAATCGTATATCTGCTCGAGATTTTTTCCTGAAGTTACAAAAGTTCCGTTCGTAAGCCAATGGGCCGAAACGACCAGCACGCATTCCGGTTTGGCCAGCGTTTTTGAAAATGCGGCAAGGTCCCTGGTATAGGCATTGTCAGCCAAAACGTTCATGGGCGACCCATGGCCGATAAAAATAGCCGGTGTTTTTTTAGCGTGTTTTGTCATAACAAAGATTTTAGCAAAACACGGGTTTGAAGCGATAATGAACCCGGTTTCAGTCCGGCTTTCATTGGGAGGATGCGGTACTTATGTTATAATAAAAAGCGCCGACGGCCTTACAACAATGACGACTGACAATCAAATTTCCAGACGGCGCACCTTCGCCATTATCTCTCATCCCGACGCGGGCAAAACCACGCTTACCGAGAAACTTTTGCTTTACGGCGGCGCAGTGCAGCTGGCCGGGTCCGTTACCGCCCGCAGAAACCAGCAAAACACCACTTCCGACTGGATGGAACTTGAAAAAAAGCGCGGCATATCCATCAGCTCAACCGTGCTTCAGTTTGAATACCGCGATTTTTACATAAACCTGCTGGATACTCCCGGCCACAGGGACTTTTCCGAAGATACTTACCGCGTTTTGATGGCCGTGGACGCGGCAATAATGGTCCTTGACGCCGGCAAGGGTATTGAGAGCCAGACGCTCAAGCTTTTTGAGATCTGCCGCCTGCGACAGATACCTATTTTCACTTTCATAAACAAGCTGGACAGGCCCTCAAAGGACTCTTTGGAATTGCTGGATGAAATAGAAAAGTCGCTCCAACTCCATGTTTTTCCCGTCAACCTGCCGCTTGGCTCCGGCCAGGATTTTAAGGGCGTTTATGACCGCCGCCTTAAACAGGTGCATTTTTTTGAGCGAGTCCCCGGCGGCGCTTTCCGCGCGCCGGTAACCGTTCTGGACCGCTTTGACGAAGAGGTGTTGGCAAGGCTTGACGCTATCACCCGAAAGCGGGTTATTGAAGAAATTTCGGTGTTGGACCACGCCGGAGAACCGTTTGACGCCAAGGCGGTGCTTGCCGGAGATATGACGCCGGTGTTTTTCGGGAGCGCCATGAATAATTTCGGCGTGCAGATGCTGCTGGACGGCTTTCTTGAACTCTCGCCTCCGCCCCGCCCACAAAAAACCTTGTCCGGCAATATTTTGCCGGAGGACCCGCGGTTTTCCGGTTTTATTTTCAAGATCCAGTCCAACATGGACCCGAAGCACAGGGATCAGATAGCTTTTTTAAGGGTGTGTTCGGGGGTGTTTCAAAGAGATATGCGGGTTTTGCACTCGCGCAGCGGCAAGAGCGTCCGGCTTTCAAGCTCGCACAAGCTTTTCGGCAGGAGCCGCGAAACCGTAAACGAAGCGTATCCCGGAGATGTTATAGGCATAGTGGGACATTCGGAATTCCGCATCGGCGACACGCTCACTGATGACGCTTCCATAGTTTACAAGGAAGTTCCGCGCTTCCCGCCGGAACATTTCGCGTTCCTTCACTGTTCAAACACGATACAGTTTAAAAAGTTTCAAACCGGCCTGGAGCAGCTTCTGCAGGAGGGCGTGGTGCAGGTATTTTCGTTTGGGGACGGCGCCCGGCGTCTTCCGCTTTTGGGAGCCGTGGGCCCGCTGCAGTTCGAGGTTTTGCAGCACAGACTGCAATTTGAATATGGGGCCGAAACCCGCCTTGAAGCCGCCCCCTGGAACATAGCCCGCTGGGCGGTTAAAACTCCGACTGAAGTTTTGGATGCGGCGACGCTCCCTTCCGGCTCCCGCCGGGCGCAGGACGCGAAAGGCAACACGGTCCTGCTGTTCCCCAAAGAATGGGAATGCGCATACTTCCTTAAGAACAACCCGAAGATCACCCTCTCAAAACTGCCCCCGGAAGCCCAGAAAACGCCCTGATTTTATTTACAAACGTGAACAATAGCCTTTTTAACCGTGGCACACTGGATTATAAAGTAAATAACCTGACTTTGGGGATATAATTCAGATTGCGATGAGAACTCGGGGTCCCAGTCAAAAATCATCAATTTGCTAAAATATCTACGCACATATTCTTTTAACAGTGACATTTAAAATCCATGTTGCCGGGATTACTATGACAAAAAAAGAGAAACCAACAGACCTTAAAAAAGAGTTTATCCGCAATACGGATATTTTGGCGTCGCCTATTCAGGAAGAGTTGGTAATGTTCGATGTGGAGGCCGGGAAATATTTTAGCCTCAATGGGATGGCCGCCGTTATCTGGCGGCATCTGGGGACCCCCGTAACCGTTGAGGCGCTGTGCACTGAGTTGCAGAAAAATTTTGACGTCTCTGCCGAGCGGTGCAAACAGGAAGTCGCGGCCTTTGTATCGGAACTGGAGGCCAAGGGCCTGATACGGACGCTGGAGCCGGAAAAATGACGGGTGCGTAGATTCAAAGACGGGATTCACACGGAATTAGACCATATCATCAGGAGAGAAATTACGTCAACATGAGCGCCATTTTTGGTCTGATCTATCTAGATGGAAGGCCCGTCACGCCGGAGCGTTTGGAAATAATGCGCCGCGCCCTGAAAGGCTGGGGGCCCGACGGTATCGTCAGCCGCATTAAGGGCTGTGCCGGGATGGGTTATGCCAACCTTCACACCACGCCTGAAGCCAGGTATGAAACGATGCCCTGGGAGGATCCGGATTCGGGGATCCTTATTACCGCCGCCGCCCGACTGGACAATCGGGACGAGCTCTGCGATCTTTTCCACATCCCCGCACCCGAGCGGCCCGCCGTCCCGGACGGCCGCCTGGTCGCGCTGGCTTTCAGCCGCTGGGGGGACGACACACCCTCCCGCCTGTTCGGCGATTGGTCCTTTGCCGCCTGGGACCAGGCGCAACGCCGCCTATTTGTCGCCCGGGATCAGCTGGGGAATACGGGACTCTTTTACTGTCACAAGCATCCCTTCTTCGCTTTCGCCTCATCGCCCCAGGCGATTCTTACCTTACCCGAATTTTCCGTTAAACTAGATGAATGGCAGCTCGCCCGTTATCTAGTAATCTTCCCCGGCGCGGAGAAGGGATGGTCCCACACCTTCTGGGAGGATGTCCGTTCCCTCTTGCCCGCCCACAGCATGACCGTAACGCCCCAAACCCTGCAGCTCCGGAAATACTGGCGCATCGACGATGCCCCGGTCGTCCGCCTGGGTTCCGACAAAGACTATATGGAAGGGTTCATGGACCATTTCCGGCGGGCCGTACGCGTACGGCTGCGCTCCGACAGGCCCATCGGGACCACATTGAGCGCCGGCCTGGATTCCGGTTCCGTCACGGCACTTGCGGCGGAAGCTCTGCAGGGCGCGGGGCAAACGCTGGCTGCCTTCACTTCCGTTCCCCTTTATCCGGCGGAACATCTGGTTCCCGGCGCCCTGGCCGATGAATGGCCCCTGGCCCGCACGGTGGCTGAAAAGTATAAAAATATCCGGCATATTCCTATCAATGCCTCCGGCGTCTCCCCTGTCGGAGCCATCCGCGACAGTCTTGATGTGTTCGGCTGCCCCCTGCATGCGGCAGGCAACCTGTACTGGCTTCAGGCAATAACCAGCGAAGCCAGGCGTCAGGAGCTTGGTGTGCTGCTGACGGGACAAATGGGCAACGGTACGGTCTCCTGGAGCGGCGGGAGGAACCGGATATTCTTTCTGCTTGCCGGCAGGCACTGGGATGAAGGGTTCAGCGCCTTGCGGACTTATCGGCAAAGAGAGGGCTGCTCCTGGTACCGGACTATGCGCCGCCATTTGTTGAGCCCCCTGCTGGGTCCCCTGTGGCGCAGACGACGGCTATTTGTTCACCCCTCAAAACAGCCCTGGGGCGAATACAGCGCCATACTTCCGGCTTTTGCAAGGAGGATGGATCTTCAGGCGGCCATGCGCCGGGAGGATCACGACCCGTTCTTTGCGGCACCCATGTCCCCCGAACAGGAACGGCGCCTGACCATCGAACAAAACTCGCCCGGGCTGTACATACACCACGGGCTTGGCGCGGCGGCCGGACTGGATGTCAGGGACCCCACTGCCGATGTCCGTCTGCTTATGTTCTGCCTTGGCGTACCCGAAGAAAAACACAGCAGCGGCGGCGGAGAGCGCATGCTGCTGCGTCGGGCCATGTGCGCGCTGCCGGACGAGGTGCGCTGGAATACTGCGCGGGGAAAGCAGGCGGCCGATGTGGGAAGGCGACTACTGGATCACCGGGAAGAAATGGAGGAGGAACTGCAGGCACTGGCATCACACCGCTCGGTTCCGGCCTATGTGGACTGCGGCTCCCTGCAAAGCGCCTGGAAAGAGCTCCAGACGGAGGTTACCCCTCATACGAACCATCGGGCGGCATCGCTGCTCCTGCGTGGCGTTATGGCCGGGCGTTTTATAATGAATTCACTAAACTAAATGAATAGAGGAGGAAACATGAAAAATAATGATAAGAACGGAAAAGGAATGAAACGGCGGGTAGATTCCTCTAAAGCGGTAGACAACAAATCCATCAAGAAGCAGTGGCAAACACCTGAGATCATTGAAGAGGATGTCCGGAAAACCGAATCCGGTAGTGGGATCGCTAAGACGGATGCGGGGATTTATTCATAGGTGTCAAATGTAAAGGTATTTATGCGACACTACACTAGAGACTATGGAGATTAAAACATGAAAAATATTGACAAAAACAGTAAAGGAATGAAACAGCGGATAGATTCTCCTAAAGCGGCGGATGATAAATCCCTCAAGAAACAGTGGCAAACGCCTGAAATTATTGAAGAGGATGTCCGGAAAACTGAAGTCTCCATTAATGGGGGGAAGGGTGCGGATCTGGGGTCCTATTCATAATAATACGCTCCCTTACAGGAGATTACATCTGACAACGCGACTGTCTCAATATTGCAGTCCGGAAGTTCAAAAACGGGATAATACCCCGAAGGATTCGTGATAAGGGAAGAAATGAACTTATACTATCGACGGAGCCCGGCCTTTACAGACTGCCGCAATGGGATACTTCACGCCCGGCCGCCGGACAGCAATAAACAACTGCGTTTAGAGGGCACAGGCAGACGGATATGGGAACTTCTGGAATATCCTGTCACGATTACTGAGATATCCCTTAACCTGGCCGGTGAGTTCTCAGGCGATGTTGAAAAGATCGCCGGGTATACCGGCAGGTTCTTGAAATCGTTGCAGGAGCGGGGCCTGACGGAAACCCGCCGTAAGGCGCCGTCGCCCGAAGACAAGCAGCGGTTCAGCTACCTGGGGCTTCTGAAGCGCGCCCTAGTCAACCTGATCTATCCCGAGCATGAGCTGCGGATACGGTTTCTCGAAAAGCGGGCTGCCGGCATGACCGGGCTGGAACGAAAGCGCTACCTGCGGGACATAAGGTACCGGGAACCGGAGCTGTATCAGGCGGTAATTGACGCCAAGCATGACTTCGGCATGTCGGACCGGGCGCGCTACGCTTTCAGCCACACAATGATCGGACTCCCGGGACTGGATAATCTGGAGCGGTGCGCCGAGGCGGTGTTCTCGGAAAATATCCCCGGCGATTTCATGGAGGCGGGCGTCTGCCAGGGCGGCGCTGCCATCTTTATGCGGGCGCTGCAGAGAGCTTATGGAGAGGGAGGCCGCCGTCTTTGGGCCGCCGATTCCTTCGAGGGGCTGCCGCCGCCCGGGTCAGGACCGGACGCGGCGCAGGGGTTTGATCTGTCAGAAACGAAGGTGCCGTCTTTGGCGTTTTCTTTAGACGGCGTGCGCGACAATTTCATCCGTTACGATCTTTTAGACTCGCAGGTCGTTTTCCTGCCGGGCTGGTTTACCGACACCCTTCCGACAGCGCCTATAGAACAACTTGCCATCCTGAGATTGGATGCCGACCTCTATTCATCGACCAAAACCGCCCTGGAGTGTCTCTATCCCAAGGTTGTCCCAGGCGGATTTATTATCATTGACGATTACGGTTTTTTTGCGGCCTGCCGTCAGGCAGTTGACGAATATCGCGCCCGGCACGGTATTAAAGAGCCCATTAAACTTGTCAACCGGTCATGCGTTTATTGGAGGAAACGAAGATGACGCGCCGCCCCAACCCGACGCCGGCCGTCTCCGTGGTCATGACGGTCTATAACAGCGCCGTCTTTGTCGCGGAGGCTATCGAATCCATACTGGGGCAGACCTTTGAAGATTTTGAGTTTATCATTGTGGACGACGGTTCCACCGACGGCTCGCCGGATGTTGTCCGACGCTACGCCTCCGGCGATCCCCGTATCCGCCCGTTCTTTCTAAGTCACGGGGGCAGTCACTCCGCTGTCAATTTCGGCGTACGGCAGGCGGCTGGAAACTGGATCGCCCGCTGCGACCATGACGATATCTCGCTCCCTTCCCGTCTTCGGACCCAACTAGACTGGGCGCAGGCGGCAGGCGTTGATATCTGCGGCAGCAGTTACGAAAACATGGGACTGCGTGAGGGGGAAGCGTGGTGTCCCGAGTCCCACGAAGCGATCTGCCGTGAGATGCTGTTCCGGGTAGTTATTCTGTGCGGCGCAACTATGATGCGAACCGAAATAGCCAAAAACAATCCCTACCGGGAGAACATTTTTCTGGACGATTATGAATGGGTAATGCGGATGGCTCCGAAGGTCCGTCTTGGGAATGTTCCCGCCGTACTATTGAAGCGCCGCTGCCACGAGTTGCAGGCCAGCCGCCTGAACGCGGGACGGATCAGAACTGATCTTCAAAGGTACAGGTTCCAATATTTCTATGCGCGGTACCCGCACACACCACTGGCCGACTATCTGGCACTGGCGCGGGTTTCCGACAAGCAGCCCATGACAAGCCCTGCCGAATTGCGCCGGGCGGGCGAGTGGCTGTTGGAGCTGGCCCGGCACCCGGACCCAATGTTGCGGAAAATGATGGCCCAACGCTGGCGGGAAACCTGTGACCGCTCTATAGTGTTGGGAGATAAATGCGAGACTGTCTTCAGGGAGTACCGGGAACGGTTTGACGCCGATACCGAAAACAATGAATACTGACGCCATATCCGGCTCCACTGCGGCGCCGAAACCTGCGACTTACTCCCTCTATGGCTTGCGGGTCCGCAGCGATCTGCCCCTTCCTCTGGCGCACGAAAGTAACGACGGCACCGATCTTACAGTCCGCTTTGCCGGGCTTATCCCACGCTCTGATTCCATGCCCCTGTTCAAGGAATGGCGCCGGGAAGGAGATCAATGGCTGTTGCGTTTTCAGAGCCGTAAGGGCCATGTGCTTGAATTTCGTTATGACCTTGGCGGAAAGACCATTACCATCCGCCAAAGCTATCCGGAACCGTCTAACGCGCTGTTCGCGCTTATGTGTCCCGCTATGGCCGCCGCGCTCCATCTGCAGGGAAGGCTTGCATTGCACGCCACATCCCTGGTGCATAACGGCGAAGCGTTCCTGCTGATGGGTTCGAGCGGGACCGGCAAATCCACCCTGGCCGCCGCCCTCGCCTCCGCGGGCCTGTCTTTCCATGCCGACGACATCAGCGCCCTGAGTTGGGATAACGGCCGCCCCGTTATTCAGGCGGGTTATCCGCGCCTTAAGGTCACTCCCCGGGTCTGTGAAGCTCTTGGTTTGCCGGCAAACGCTCTGCGTCCCCTCTTCGTTGCGGCTCCCGAGTATCCGGAAACATGGGTGGACTGCGCTGTTCTGCCGGGGGGCTTTCACTGCGGTCCGGCTCCACTCAAGGCAATTTATCTCCTGTCCGACCGCAAAGCCTGTCTTAAGACCCCACGCCTGGAAACCCTGTCCCCCGGCCAGGCCGCGATGGCTATGGTTCGCTTTCTATACGGCGCACCCTGGCTTGCAACTCCGACGGCTTCTGCAATGCAGTTTTGCGCACGGATAGCCGCGACTACATCCGTCCGCCGTTTGTGGCTGCCGGAAGGCTTGGAAAACCTCCGTGACTCTGCGCATGCCATAACTGCCGATATGAATTTTTAAATCATATAGAGGTTTTTTAAAAAAAGCGGTGTTTTAATAAGACAGCGGGAATATCGTTTACTGATAATGAATACCGATATAAGAATGTCATGGTTTAACTACTTTTACGCCGTTCCCGCCAAATGGCGCCGCCGCACGCGTGTTGAGCGGTTGTTATTGCTAGAAGCGTTCGTGCTGCTGGGCATCGCGCGTCTGACGGTGCTGGCTCTGCCTTTCAAATGGCTGTCCGGCTCTTTGGGCAGGCATATGAACGAAGCAGCGGACCTTGTCAGCGCCTCCGAGCTTGAGCTTGCCCGGCAGGTGGGCAGGGCCGTGCGTTCGGCCGCGAACTATACTCTATGGGAGAGCGTCTGCCTGCCACAAGCGGTCGCGGCCCAGTGGATGCTGAAACGCCGTCATATCGCCGGCACTCTGTACCTGGGTCTGGCAAAAGATGAGGCAAAGACGGAAAAACTTGCTGCTCACGCCTGGCTTAGTTGTGGAGGTCTCGTTCTTACGGGCGCACGGGGACATCGGCAATACACAGTGGTATCCATGTTTTCCTGAATCCCTGGAGGAAAGGTAATTCAACAGATGACCGGAACCGATATTACGCAGCCACAGGGTACAGAAGGCAATATCTGCATTGAATGCGGCTTGTGCTGCGACGGAACATTGTTCCCGAAGGCAATAATTAAAAACAATGATGATCCGGCGTTCCTTAAAGAGATGGAGGTTGAATCCTTTTCGGAAGGCGGCAAGCGGTACTTCCGTCTGCCTTGCAGGGGACAGAAAGGCAAATTGTGCGCCTTGTATAGTGATGAAAGGCGCTATGAAAT
The sequence above is a segment of the Elusimicrobiota bacterium genome. Coding sequences within it:
- a CDS encoding lasso peptide biosynthesis B2 protein, encoding MNTDIRMSWFNYFYAVPAKWRRRTRVERLLLLEAFVLLGIARLTVLALPFKWLSGSLGRHMNEAADLVSASELELARQVGRAVRSAANYTLWESVCLPQAVAAQWMLKRRHIAGTLYLGLAKDEAKTEKLAAHAWLSCGGLVLTGARGHRQYTVVSMFS
- a CDS encoding recombinase family protein produces the protein MQNQTMRYFLYARKSTDEPDRQILSIEGQLAELREYAKKENLIIVKEFIESKTAKEPGREIFNDMVAAIEQGSAQGIISWHPDRLARNSIDGGRIVYLVDTGKITALKFPTFWFDPTPQGKFMLSIAFGQSKYYVDNLSENIRRGFRQKLRNGIWPCCAPLGYLNDKNTRTILPDKDRAVFIRKTFELYASGDYTLAEVRRIINGVGMKGRHTALSTSNYQYMLRNPVYYGVIRYKGEIYEGKHEPIITKALFDRCQIVMLDKSKPKGRPKLKPYTYRGLFRCKECGCLITTETQKGHNYLHCTKRKKPCAEPYVREELIEAQIKGELKTVSLPPALAAGLISMAEEERATSAQAVAGTVQKLRFDIDILNKQMNALLDLTLSGEVTQVEYAQKKRSFIEKKRYLQDDLAAFERESVNRFEPTLEFLKETIHVGELAESGKPDENREKLKKIGSNFRISEKRLTFELKKPWKFLLNFNSLRAREFGKMSKKQQCEKIRRGRDSNPRRLAPYRFSRPAVS
- a CDS encoding asparagine synthase-related protein gives rise to the protein MSAIFGLIYLDGRPVTPERLEIMRRALKGWGPDGIVSRIKGCAGMGYANLHTTPEARYETMPWEDPDSGILITAAARLDNRDELCDLFHIPAPERPAVPDGRLVALAFSRWGDDTPSRLFGDWSFAAWDQAQRRLFVARDQLGNTGLFYCHKHPFFAFASSPQAILTLPEFSVKLDEWQLARYLVIFPGAEKGWSHTFWEDVRSLLPAHSMTVTPQTLQLRKYWRIDDAPVVRLGSDKDYMEGFMDHFRRAVRVRLRSDRPIGTTLSAGLDSGSVTALAAEALQGAGQTLAAFTSVPLYPAEHLVPGALADEWPLARTVAEKYKNIRHIPINASGVSPVGAIRDSLDVFGCPLHAAGNLYWLQAITSEARRQELGVLLTGQMGNGTVSWSGGRNRIFFLLAGRHWDEGFSALRTYRQREGCSWYRTMRRHLLSPLLGPLWRRRRLFVHPSKQPWGEYSAILPAFARRMDLQAAMRREDHDPFFAAPMSPEQERRLTIEQNSPGLYIHHGLGAAAGLDVRDPTADVRLLMFCLGVPEEKHSSGGGERMLLRRAMCALPDEVRWNTARGKQAADVGRRLLDHREEMEEELQALASHRSVPAYVDCGSLQSAWKELQTEVTPHTNHRAASLLLRGVMAGRFIMNSLN
- a CDS encoding PqqD family peptide modification chaperone, with the translated sequence MNLYYRRSPAFTDCRNGILHARPPDSNKQLRLEGTGRRIWELLEYPVTITEISLNLAGEFSGDVEKIAGYTGRFLKSLQERGLTETRRKAPSPEDKQRFSYLGLLKRALVNLIYPEHELRIRFLEKRAAGMTGLERKRYLRDIRYREPELYQAVIDAKHDFGMSDRARYAFSHTMIGLPGLDNLERCAEAVFSENIPGDFMEAGVCQGGAAIFMRALQRAYGEGGRRLWAADSFEGLPPPGSGPDAAQGFDLSETKVPSLAFSLDGVRDNFIRYDLLDSQVVFLPGWFTDTLPTAPIEQLAILRLDADLYSSTKTALECLYPKVVPGGFIIIDDYGFFAACRQAVDEYRARHGIKEPIKLVNRSCVYWRKRR
- the ygiD gene encoding 4,5-DOPA dioxygenase extradiol; protein product: MNVLADNAYTRDLAAFSKTLAKPECVLVVSAHWLTNGTFVTSGKNLEQIYDFYGFPDSLYNFKYAAPGSPVHAALVAESTHKVKITPDGKRGIDHAAWAVLKHLLPKADVPVLELSLDITKSPRAHYDLGRALAPLRERGALIIGSGNIVHNLRIMDFEEKAEPYPWAVEFDAKAKECLENNDHEALINYSKWGELSQYAVPTNEHYLPMLYALALKDTDEQISFLHESMQNASISMRSFIIQ
- a CDS encoding glycosyltransferase family 2 protein; this encodes MTRRPNPTPAVSVVMTVYNSAVFVAEAIESILGQTFEDFEFIIVDDGSTDGSPDVVRRYASGDPRIRPFFLSHGGSHSAVNFGVRQAAGNWIARCDHDDISLPSRLRTQLDWAQAAGVDICGSSYENMGLREGEAWCPESHEAICREMLFRVVILCGATMMRTEIAKNNPYRENIFLDDYEWVMRMAPKVRLGNVPAVLLKRRCHELQASRLNAGRIRTDLQRYRFQYFYARYPHTPLADYLALARVSDKQPMTSPAELRRAGEWLLELARHPDPMLRKMMAQRWRETCDRSIVLGDKCETVFREYRERFDADTENNEY
- a CDS encoding peptide chain release factor 3, whose product is MTTDNQISRRRTFAIISHPDAGKTTLTEKLLLYGGAVQLAGSVTARRNQQNTTSDWMELEKKRGISISSTVLQFEYRDFYINLLDTPGHRDFSEDTYRVLMAVDAAIMVLDAGKGIESQTLKLFEICRLRQIPIFTFINKLDRPSKDSLELLDEIEKSLQLHVFPVNLPLGSGQDFKGVYDRRLKQVHFFERVPGGAFRAPVTVLDRFDEEVLARLDAITRKRVIEEISVLDHAGEPFDAKAVLAGDMTPVFFGSAMNNFGVQMLLDGFLELSPPPRPQKTLSGNILPEDPRFSGFIFKIQSNMDPKHRDQIAFLRVCSGVFQRDMRVLHSRSGKSVRLSSSHKLFGRSRETVNEAYPGDVIGIVGHSEFRIGDTLTDDASIVYKEVPRFPPEHFAFLHCSNTIQFKKFQTGLEQLLQEGVVQVFSFGDGARRLPLLGAVGPLQFEVLQHRLQFEYGAETRLEAAPWNIARWAVKTPTEVLDAATLPSGSRRAQDAKGNTVLLFPKEWECAYFLKNNPKITLSKLPPEAQKTP
- a CDS encoding PqqD family protein; translation: MTKKEKPTDLKKEFIRNTDILASPIQEELVMFDVEAGKYFSLNGMAAVIWRHLGTPVTVEALCTELQKNFDVSAERCKQEVAAFVSELEAKGLIRTLEPEK